A window of Apium graveolens cultivar Ventura chromosome 8, ASM990537v1, whole genome shotgun sequence contains these coding sequences:
- the LOC141679965 gene encoding uncharacterized protein LOC141679965 yields the protein MVFIGPRRTCCYHLGLNLNLAAMIGISNRFCGRNICSYINSTSSFCREKNKLKYQKLEPPSLDQVKPSAELELSENGAEVEDQQTESSPLEQAWLKAGSVDAQSGLLPQVEVDALCDIGDQLGKNDWNFNGNPCDQNWRTEKSSEKPGYNNSVICGFSYPDGICHVECIILKGQNLDGILPPSLAKLPYIKDIDLTNNYLHGTIPREWTSLRLNYLMFSSNSLTGMFPTSFAMFKSINWSIKSQASLKCHVKKSCNFN from the exons ATGGTATTTATAGGACCTAGAAGGACTTGTTGTTATCACTTGGGGTTAAATTTAAATTTGGCTGCCATGATTGGAATTTCAAATAG ATTTTGTGGGAGGAACATATGCAGTTATATCAACAGCACGAGCTCCTTCTGCCGGGAGAAAAATAAGCTTAAATATCAAAAGCTTGAACCCCCATCACTTGATCAAGTAAAACCATCAGCAGAGCTCGAGCTTTCTGAAAATGGTGCTGAGGTTGAAGACCAGCAAACGGAGTCCTCTCCATTGGAGCAAG CATGGTTGAAAGCAGGTTCTGTTGATGCACAGAGCGGGCTACTCCCGCAGGTGGAAG TGGATGCATTATGTGACATAGGTGATCAACTGGGGAAAAATGACTGGAATTTTAATGGGAATCCTTGTGATCAAAACTGGAGAACTGAAAAATCATCAGAAAAGCCAGGATATAATAATTCTGTCATATGCGGTTTCTCCTACCCTGATGGAATATGTCATGTCGAATGCAT CATTCTGAAGGGGCAGAATCTTGATGGCATACTTCCACCATCCTTGGCTAAGTTGCCTTACATCAAGGACAT TGATCTTACTAACAATTATCTGCATGGTACCATACCCCGTGAATGGACTTCATTACGTTTGAATTATCT GATGTTTTCATCTAATAGTTTGACCGGGATGTTTCCAACTAGTTTTGCAAtgttcaaaagtattaattggAGTATTAAAAGTCAAGCCAGTTTAAAATGTCACGTCAAGAAGTCTTGCAACTTCAATTAG